The Rheinheimera mangrovi genome contains the following window.
AGATCATCAATGTCAGAGGAGTAGGCTATGCGCTTGTTGAGCCAAAAATACCTGAATAGCTTAGGTGCAAGGGAATGGAATTAAGGCGCTTGTTGAGACCAGAATGCATAAGCAACTGCGGTGTCAGAGGTTGGATATGATGCGTTTGGTAAGAAGGCTGCACCGCAATAGCATTAGTGTCAAAATGCAGTTGGCTTATGTGGCCGGCATGATCCTCAGCGTCAGTCTGATTGCTTTAGTGGTATTGGCGGCACTCGGGTTTCAGAGCAATATTTTGTCAGAAAACGATATCAATGATTTTTCCGGCGAATTAGCAGAAAATCTGCAGTTTAATGCACAAGGTGTTCCTGTTCAGGTCGCTGACGAAGAATATCTTTGGTTGTTTGAGACTTTGTATAACGAAATAGCCTTTAGAGTCATGGATCAAAACGGGCAGGTTGCTCTTGCTTCCAGGGCCGCTCCGGAGTTTTGGTCTGAAGCGGATAAACTACCGTTAAAAGCCGGCCCCTTTGAGTTTCAACAAAATGGCATCACAATGGATGCTGCTAATGGAGTCAGAGTACATAATGGCAAAGCCTGGTTTTTTCAGGTCGCAGTCAGCAGACGATTTATGTTTTTCGCCCATGATACCTTTGCCTTACGTTTTATCGAAGATGGCTTGATTTTATTATCTTTAGTGCTGTTTTTTGTGTTTGGTGCCTGCGTGCATTTTGCTCTGGGTTACACCTTGCGGCCTTTGCTCAAATTATCTCAGGCAGCAGCCTTGATATCGCCACGCTCTTTACAGGAACGTTTACAGGAAGACCATGTGCCGACTGAAATTGCACCTTTGGTCCGGAGTTTTAACATAGCTCTGGACCGGCTGGAGCGGGGGTACCGTTTGCAACAGGAGTTTTTGGCGACAGCAGCACATGAACTCAAAACACCACTGGCCTTGATCCGTGCTCAGCTTGAATTGATGCCGGAAAATGAGGAGCGCGACTGGTTATTAAGCGACGTTAAGTACATGTCACGTCAGGTGCAGCAACTGCTGCTGTTAACTGAAGTCAGCGAAGAACAAAACTATAAATTTTGTACTGTGGTGCTCTCTAAGATTGCAGGCGAGGCCTTGTCTTATCTGCAGCGTATGGCCGACGCTGCTGCTGTAAAGCTAAGCTTAAATGATCAAAGCAACGGCGCAGAGTGGCAAGCGGACAAAGGCGCCTTGTTTACCTTATTGAAAAACTTGATCGAAAATGCGATTCAGCATGCGCCAGCAGGCACAGAAGTGCTACTTACTTTATCTCCTGACAGCTTAACGGTCAGAGATTTTGGCCCGGGCGTGACAGAGGATGAATTACCGCAGCTTTTTAATCGTTTTTGGCGCGGAGCACATCGGCTGGACAGTGGTGCAGGTTTGGGTTTAGCTATCTGTCAGGAAATTGCAGTGACACACCATTGGATCCTTTCTGCGCAGAGGGTCGAACCTGGTCTTCAATTTACTTTATCAAATGACCCTCAGTATTTTAACTCGAAGTTAGTAAGCTAATTCATTATAAATCAATCATCTAATCAATATTAAGCAGGGTTTTTAACCCTGTTCTTCTACTTGTCCTGTTTGAACTTCTACAGATGGATTAACAATTGACACCGGTGTCAATGCTTGGTATATCTTTCCGTCATGACTGTTTTTGCTGCTATTTTATGCGCTTCCGGGTGCTTGCTGTTGTATCAGGCAGAACTGGAAAATAACGAGAAAATTTATGAAATCAAAGTTAGGGCCGCATCCTCTGCTGATTGCAACCAGCGCCGTGTTGCTGATCTCCTGTCAGCAAATACCCACTGAACCGACTACAGAGTTGACTACAGATCAGGGCAAAAGCTGGCTGGCCGGTGATCACCATGTGCATACCCATTACAGTGTGAAATGGGATAACTCTGTATTTCCGCCAGCCCCTATTTTAGGTGGCGATGCTAAATATTCGATTCCGCTCAATGCGCAAATGGCGTCACATTACGGCTTAAGCTGGATGG
Protein-coding sequences here:
- a CDS encoding sensor histidine kinase, translated to MMRLVRRLHRNSISVKMQLAYVAGMILSVSLIALVVLAALGFQSNILSENDINDFSGELAENLQFNAQGVPVQVADEEYLWLFETLYNEIAFRVMDQNGQVALASRAAPEFWSEADKLPLKAGPFEFQQNGITMDAANGVRVHNGKAWFFQVAVSRRFMFFAHDTFALRFIEDGLILLSLVLFFVFGACVHFALGYTLRPLLKLSQAAALISPRSLQERLQEDHVPTEIAPLVRSFNIALDRLERGYRLQQEFLATAAHELKTPLALIRAQLELMPENEERDWLLSDVKYMSRQVQQLLLLTEVSEEQNYKFCTVVLSKIAGEALSYLQRMADAAAVKLSLNDQSNGAEWQADKGALFTLLKNLIENAIQHAPAGTEVLLTLSPDSLTVRDFGPGVTEDELPQLFNRFWRGAHRLDSGAGLGLAICQEIAVTHHWILSAQRVEPGLQFTLSNDPQYFNSKLVS